The stretch of DNA cacacatacatgtccTTCTGTTGCACATGCTGACTTAaagttttccttttatttatttatttatttatttatttttttatcccaACTTTAGCTGTCATCAATACTTGTCAAAACTTAACCCTCACTCTGAACATTAACCAGTCTCTAATTCCAAGACTCATGCTTAACCTTAAAAATAACCTATGTTTTATTTggatctggaaaaaaaaaaatcttcgcGTGACCACTTTTCTGTAATGGTTTGGACATTTTGAATCCATGAGGAAATAAAAACGTAGAACAGTACTTCGAAAATACATATAAGTGCATGTGATCAGTGCTACAGTCACGCATGGATCGTTCAGTATAATATGAAATGGAGAACTTAAAACAAACATTGATGTGTGAGTTCCATCTCCTGGCCAAAGGCAGCGTGGCAGGCAGTCTCTTGCTCTATGCATATTACATTGATACAGAAACATATTATtctctgcacacacatggacaccATTGTGTTACCTTCACATAAGCATATCTGTCAATCTGTGAATAGCTATGAATTTTCTGCCGGGTTAGATAGAAAGATGGAGCAATAAGAGCAGCATGTACAACCAGAGTGTGGAGTTGgccctctgtgtgtttcagggaaAGGCAATCTCATTCTACAAGCGAGCCCAGATCCTGGTGGCAGATTTCTGGGCCACCATGGCGGccagaggagagggaaacaTCCCCAACATGGACTGTCTCACTATGTTCGCTGACTACAGGGTGCCACAGGCCCTTGTGTATCTCGGGGTGCTACGATACTCTGACTCATTGATGCAGGCACTTAAGAAAGGTgaggcaggagtgtgtgtgtttgtgtgttgatgtgcatgtgcagatgtgtgtatgtgtagtccTGAATTGAGGATATAAGTTACTAACATAtccactgtgtgagtgtgtatgcatgcatttctctgtttgtaCAATAGCAAAACAATAGTTTAGAGTAGGGATGCACTGATATAGAAGCAGACTGTCTATATCAGCTGATATCACCTTTAAAAAGTAATATTTGCATTGATCTGATCTGATAGTATTAGCAGTGGAGGAAAATCGATATTTCAAtcagtgttctttttttaaacacaaaaaacaaaaaacttaattATTTTAAGACAGGCCTGTCTGACAAGCTTAACCTGTGTTACAGCTGCCTTTGTATCATGATCTTTCAGAAATACATATTGTTTGCTTACACACATtctatgtgtttatgtattgtttgATTTATACAAGGCAAATGAATGAgctggaggaagaaagagaaagctgACTTGAATAAATGCATATATTATGCAGCTGCTCACTCCCTTCCACAGCGTGCCTGTTTTTTATGTCCTTCCTTTTAAGCTTTTAACTAAAGTGTGTAACATCCTCTCGcgcgctctctctcgctctctctctctctctctctctctctctctctctctctccccccccctctctccctctccctctctctctctcccaggtgaGCTGCTGGCTTCCGGGGACAGGAGAGAGGTTGAGATCCGCGGTTGCACTCTTTGGTCTGTGGAGCTGATCAGAGATCACCTCTGCAAGCTGGTGAAGGAGCGAGACAACGAAATCTGCAAGATCAACTCGGCAATCATTGACTTCTATTTGTGGCCTTATGCCAAGCAGAACCATAGAGAGATGGCCCACATCCCCATCCACCACACTCGCTGTATTCactactgactgactggtgGCAGCGTTACATCCAGTGCACTGCTCAGTGTCAGGGCCGAGCGGCAGTAACCTTTCCTGTGGATGAAGCTCAGCTGGTCTCTGCACCAGCAGCTCAAGTTATACACTCCTGTCAGTGTTAATGTAGCTTGTAGCACTGTTGCCAGTCCCCAGCAGCAAATAACAGAAAGTGTATTGTCACCAttatgaagatttttttttttcaaggcatGACATTCATGCTCCCTCCAGTGTGAAAAGCTAAGACATTTAATTTATTCCTATTTTTTAAAGGGAACAATGACATGAAATTGAATAAATCATATTTTGACATCATCTGTTCTTGCTTGATCTTGTGTACTTAAGAATGGTATATCTTTATATTGACCAGGTCCTAAAATAAGCCTTTAGACTGGGTTTAGTTGAGGCCACGATGCCCAAGTACTATAATATGTTTTGACAGTGGTGTCACCACTTGCAAATTCCTTGAACAAGTTCAGAAACCTTAGGCAAGAGTTcccattaaaacaaattaacatctaTTTCTCTAAAAGAGATCCCTGGAAAAATCCCTGTAATTTAATATAATTCATATCTGAATGCCAGGCATGGatgtgcttttaatgtttcttaaAATAAGTCAGAAAAATACCATTTCCTGGAGAAACTGTGGTTTAGATGAAAGCAGAGAGGTGTGCTTGTTTCAGActtaattattttatcaaaACAGATTTCACTATGAAAGAgtagttttcaaattttaaGATTAACCTGCAGTCACCAGAGGTTAAACTACTGTGGTTTATCACTTCTCTTACTAACATAGACTATGataatgtcagtgtgtgttctcaAGTCTATTCCACAGCTTATACATCTATATCAGTCTCATGGTCAGCATTTAAATTTTCAGCATCAATATGTCCTTATCATTCTCCATATTCATATTACTGCTAGTGCATCCATATCAGatcatagaaaaaaatacatcaaagaaAGGTGGGGGTGTATCAATGAACCAGTTTTCACCCAACccactttatttttacattcatcTGTATGCTGTcttaatgattataataaaacttACATTGAGATCCATGACTAGGCTAAATCTTTCTAAAAGTTTAACCTTTAAGCTATCACATGACACTCAGGCCTATATGCTTTTTCTCCCATTCTTTTTTATGGGGAAATGAAAAATTGAGAACAACATTGACTAAGTAGGTCACAAGAATTAATACATACTGAGTTCAAAGTATGAAGTATCAAAAAGTTGAAATGGTTTAGATCTCTCAAGTATCTGGCatgtttaaagttgaaatggcgtcttatttatttatttgggtcAACATGAATCACTATCAAGATCAAGACAGCAACTACTCTTCCCGGGgtacatacaaataaacattacaTTGTATCACAAAACATAATCTAATCctaatgtaaaaatgtacaaactacatttaaaaaaaatgaatcaacaaTAAACTTTCAATAATTATCATAACAAAAATGGCAGAGTACCCACACTCTCTCAGGAGATAATCATTATATaatcaaaaaatatttgatataGCTCTAAAATAATATAGTATCACTAAAATCAACAGCGTATACAGtgactgagaaaataaagatttgtgaggatgaggaggagataAAGCACCgtctgtaggtggcgctgttgTCTCTGTGGGCTGCACCGCCGGCCCTCTTGAAACCCCTGTGCTAACTTCCTTGGCTGCTGCTGGCACGGCGGCTTCGGTTTCCCGGGCAACCGAGCAGCGACAACAAACTAACTGTGACAAAGTTAACAACGCGGACTCATAACGGTAAACTagcaaaacaaagtggaaatatTGGATGTTTTAACTCGGTGATACGCGTGTAAACTCATATCTATCTGCTACTGTGGCTGACGCAGCAACTTTTTGACCACAAATAAGTTTGACTCCGACTCAGCGACAGGTGCTGTTGTCACTGGACCTAGCCAGCGGGCGACATGAAAGGTAAACTCCATAGAAACGCGTCAACATAACAAACTAAAGACATATTGCTGTGAACATGAATGAGGTGTGTGTCCGGGTGGCGGTCCGAGTCCGTCCACTGCTTCCCAAAGAAGTTCTCCACAaccacaaagtgtgtgtgcgggtggTGCCGGACAGCACTCAGGTGATGGTTGGCACGGAGCGGGCCTTCTCCTTCGACCACGCCTTCGGGCCGACGGCGAGCCAGGACGACGTGTACGAGTCCTGCGTCCGGCCCCTGGTGGAGTCACTCGTTGAGGGCTACAACGCCACAGTCTTTGCCTACGGACAAACCGGATCAGGGAAGACATACACATTAAGAGGGGGACATGTCGGTAAGTTGATGGATCAGAGGCGGAAACTAATTATTGAGACAGCAATTAATCTGTTGCCACTATGCTGAAAAAACCCCATGAGGTCAGAGGTACTGAATCAAGCAGAAGATTAATACCTGCACAGAGAGATGAACATTACAATGCAAAATGCAAGTTCTCCAAGGTGCAAAACTAACAAAAAGGCTTTTTAAGGGCAGAGAAAGGACAAAGGCAGGGTAACTTCAGAAAATGTTGCTAAGCAACGAGACAGTCTCTGCTTTAGTTGAAGGTCATGAGAAACATTCCTTTCCTAATAAAGATGCGTTAATTTGTATCACACATTACCACAGATCTACTGGTCCATTAATTTAGATTTCCAATCTGATAACTTTTGCTTGTAACacctcttgtttctttttttcagttgttttaatttcatttttaacaagTTTGACAATGGGATACCCACACCTGAATCAACATTTGGAAACTGCCCAGTGTTGAAGTTTTGTACTGCAAGTCTCTGAGCTGCAGGTTGGGTGCAGCTTTGCCAACCCCACCACTCCACCCcatgtttttttcagtcagtctgTGAATATTAATGGACAACACCAAGGTCAACTATACTTGCCTGACCATCAGTCTGCAGTTGCCTCATTATCATACCTGACAGCTGAACTGTACCAAGAGCAAGCCAGCCTAGTTTATCATCATTCATACTGATATATTGCCATCATCACTGCTCAAATAATCTCACCTTGTTTACATTCCCCAGATcctgtttaaatatttgaactttttaaattttatatgcATACATGTCTCCTCCCCAGCATCACTCTTGGACGAGCAGGGGGGTATTATTGACCGTGTGGCCCaggatgtgtttttgctgctgggGCAGAAGAAGCAGAATGGGGCCGCTCAGACAACAGTACGGGTCTCATATATTGAACTGCACAGGGAGGAGCTGCGAGATCTGCTGGAGCTCCACACCAATCACAAAGAGCTGCATATTAGAGAGGACGACAGGGGAAACACAGGTAATAATCACAGCGGGCAGTGCTTTTGACTTGCAGACCTGTATATTTCACATGAGGGATTATGAAAGAAGATAAGTACGTTATGTTAGTTCTTACAGTGGCCATGATTCACCCAATTTCAAGCAAAGCAGAATGAAAAATTTGCCCAGAATTCTGGTCCTTTTTAAAATTATCTTGTTTTTGCCTGTGTTACTTGTATAATGATAGCAAATGATGATGTCTTCTCAGAGAAGATGAGGAAAATATTTCAAGTTTCCACTGCTGAAAGTTTTAATATTGtgactttttgtgtttgtgttttatgaaacCTGGTTTGACTGGTGCCTTCATTGTGTGTCTCCAGTGGTGATGGGAGCCAAAGAGGTGATCGTAACCTCAGCAGAGGAGTTCCTCAGCATTACTGACGCAGGCAATGCCCTGCGCCACACTGGCACCACAGGCATGAACGAGCACTCCAGTCGCTCTCATGCTATTCTCACCATGCAGCTCACCCAGCACTGCCATGACAGCGGCTCCTCCTTAAACACAGCCTGCTCCTCCAAACTCCACCTGGTGGACCTTGCAGGTTCAGAGCGTGCAGGGAAAACAGGTAACACTGGGACACGGCTCAAAGAGTCTGTCTATATCAATACAGGCCTGCTGGCGCTGAGCAATGTCATCCGTGCCCTCTCTGACTCTGGCCGAAGTCGCCGTGGCAACAACAGTAACATCACACACATACCGTATCGTAATGCAAAGATCACCCGTCTTCTGCGCGATTCGTTGGGAGGCACCGCCCATACACTGATGGTGGCTTGTGTAAGCCCATCCCACCACAGCTTGACTGAGACTCTCAATGTCCTGCAGTTTGCAGCCACAGCACGTCACATACGTAACCGTCCCGGAGCAGTATGTTCCCGTACAGAGACGAAATCCTGTTCCACAACCTGGGACCCCGGAAAAGCTCGTCTAGAGGAGCTGGAACATGAAGCACATATGCTAAGAGAGctgctgaaagagaaagagagagagctgaggagTGAGAGGGAACAGACAGGGGATAGAGTTGTGGGAGAGGAGAGTTTGAAACACACCAGTCAGATGATGACACCTCACAAAATATCTGACCCAGACAGGAGGCTGAATCCAGAGGATCTGTCAGAGTACCGCTTCCTGGCCCAGGATGCTGCAGCTTTATTTGAGGACATCTCTAGTCCTACCCTGTGTCCTTCTCTTAGGCAGCGATTGCAAGACTGGCAGGAAAGACTGATGGCTGTCAGCCACTCTGATCAAAATGATGATGGAGACGAACACCACCATGTAACCATACTACAGCTCAGACGAGAACTCAGCAAATGCCAGGTAATGATCACAGCTAAAAACGAAATGTTGCCTCACTGTTAAAGTTCTCGAAAACagggaaatacacacacacacacacacacatatatacacatacacacaccactgagCATCTAGAAGAAGCCCATTCAAACACAATGAGAACATGCAAACttcacacagaaaggaccaCGCCcaagattcaaacccaggatcCTCTCACCTGACAGACAAGAATCACGCAATGTGAAAGCAGTGGATCAGGTTATCTAGATGGACAGTGATGCTACTATGTTTTATTAAAACTGGAGCTGATGAACACATTGTGAAATATTCCAAGTCAAGGTAAATCAAGGAGTAGTAAAAGTCAAAGAGAACTGGACCTGTCTGTCTTGAAGATGTTTTACCACTCATCCATGAGGCTCCATCAGTTCTTTGCTTATCATTATTTAAAGGTTTAAGTAGCTGGGACTCCCTATGAGTCATTAGAACTGATAAAGCCTTTTGGCatattctctctcactctctctctctctctctctctctctctctctctctctctctctctcctcatcactcactctcactcactctgccCTTCTCTTTCAGGAGACTCTCGCCATAGATGAGCAGGTGTTGGAGCAGAAAGATGAGGAGCTGACGCAGTTACAAAAAGAAATAGACAAACTTCACGAAGAGTGCAAAACCCACCTTCAGTCCTTAGAGGAAGAAAGGGAACGTACTCGTATACAGGTGGGGAGATGAAGAGTTCGTAGTGCAGCTGGTGAACAACTTTTTAAGCAGTGCAAATAGACATTGATGGCTAATGGGGACCTGCAAATAGGACAAAATTAAATCAGATAAGACAGAATGCCAAAGTATTATGAAAAAGTACTTATAATCATAGTTaccattgtgtgtgtatttaaattatttcaattttttgaaTTTAATGGAATTAATGGCACAATTCTCTTTGtatttcactttgtgtgtgtgggtatgtgcacatttgtgtgtgaatctgtCTAGACTGAACAACTGGTAGACCAGCAGATTTTGATTAATCGTCTTCGCAGCAACGTAATGACCTTCAGGGGTGCAACATCAGGGGCATCAGAGGAAGCAGGGAACTCTGGGAGCTCAGCCAGGAGACCCCACAGTGTCCCCCTCATCAGACACAGCTGTGGCCATGGACCTGTCAGAAAGGTAGGTAACCAATTAATGTTGTGTAAAAACTGAACCACTAAAAAGCATGTTTGCCCGTTGCGATACAGCTGGTCAACCTTTTTTGTATGAATGGTGTGAggatgtattattttattttaggatTCTGGTCTGTTTCATCTGACAACAGGCTTATCTTTGTCAAACAGCAGAACAGATCTCTGTCCTGCATTTCTTCAAGCCTATAAAGGAAAATTTATCATCACAGGAGCTATAGGAACTAGCAGCTAGATACAGTATATTTCATCTGTCTAAAGCAGGCAACAAGTCTCACAAATATCTGAAGTTGTAGGCCTCAGGACTATCCTGGCATGTGCCTTTTAGGCATATATGAATAATTGAagggtgtgtatgcatatgtttttacattcatgtggtgtgtgtgtgtgtctgtgtgtgtgtgcgtgcgtgcgtgcgtgtgcatgtgcgtgcgtgtgtgtagatCCACACCAGTCCCCCAGCCCATTCATTGGAGAGGGTGCTGGCAGCCTTTAAGATGCGTAGTCATCTCCTGCTGGCTGAGATTGAGGAGAAAGACAAAGTTTACTGCCCATTCAcaaaacagcaggaggaggagagtgacgGTGAAGGCAGAATGGAGATCAGGTGAGAGACTGTGGAATACAATCGTACAAGCCACTACTAATTCATTACAACAAACACAATTTCAACCATTAACCATGCAACAAAAATTTTGTTTCACAAAAATAATGTTGTAGGATTAATGAAgattaatcatttaatttcaaaattaaaCCTTTATTTGATACATGGGCAGTGGATATTCACTCTGCATGTCACACTGTGTAACAATATGTAACAACCCTGCATATCATCATAAACTTTCATTCAACAATTTTTATTCAGTGCTTTAAACATTTGTCTAATTAAATGGTGCAAACAGTTGCTCTTTGAACCATACATGGACCAGCCgacagaggagagcagctcaGAGCTCCAAGATGGAAACCCAGTCAGCACAACATTCCTTGGTAGACCCAGGTACATGAGGCTCTTGAAGCGTAAAGGCCCTATGCCATTGGACAAGCTAGATAGGCATATCTCCCTATTTTCAGCTCATATCAGAGTTGCCTTATGGAAAAGTAAGATCCAAAACCTTCTCAAACTAATCAAGGTCTTTGTGTTGCATACTGGGCATGCTGCTTCACTGTAtctacactttttttctttcaaattgtCCCCTTAGTGCTTCTAATAAGCTATAGCTAATAATGTCATTCACTTCCAAATAATTTCTGTGACTGTATCTTTTCAAGGTGTCATGTCTTATCCTAGTCAAGGAGTTGTTCCATTTTTAACATTGTCATTGAATATTTCTCCTCAGGGGCCGAGGAGACCCATGCCAAGCAGTATGATCTGAGGAGGGCAAGACTTAGAGCCAGTGTCATTCAGAGAAGGATCCAAGATCTGTCAGTCAACATGCGCATGAAAGAGGAGCTCATCAAAGAGCTTCACAAAACTGGTGTGCTCATATTATTACTTGTGTGTTTGAAGCTGTgcttgtgtctgctgtgtggtgATATCACTCTCTCATCTGAAAGGGGAATATTGTCATTTGTGTATGTGCCTATTCCTGTATGTGTACATATTTCACAGACATATACTCTAAATCAGATGAAGTCATTCTTCACATAAGCAGTTGAAACTCTATCCACAGTTACATTTGCTCTGATCTTGATCCATGTATCTCTACATGTttcttgtgtttgcatttgacAGGCAAGGAGACCCAAGCAGTGAACAGGCCAGGCAGGCTCAGAGGTAATGGCCGAGACACTGATGTGTTGGCACGGCTTTCCTTGCAAAGCCAGCAGGCCCAAGCAGAGCTCCACCACAGCCTGCAGCACATGAGACAACAGAGGGCACAGCTGCAGACCAGCCTcaggcaggagagggagactAGCTACGCTACCAAGGAAGTGGACCAAAATGGGGTTTGTTGTGCACTGtttacaaatgcacacagtaACATTAAGCCTATGGTATGGTCAAAGCAATAGCTGTAGTATACAAGTATACAGCAGCTGATAATGTACCATCAAGCACAACTGACATCCTCTCAACACACAGCACTCATTCAGCTGATTTGTCTTTACTGGAAATAATATATTGCATAGCTCTCAGGTTTTGTATTATTTGTGCGCCACTTAGCATAGGTGAGTCATTAACAACTGCTTTGGTTAAGGATTGTTTGATGCTCTTTTGTTTGGAGGAGCTGAGGGCAGAACATTTGACTGTTTGGAAAAGAAGATTTGAAGATTCAGGAGAAAAggtaaaatattgttttaatgttgagCATTCTGTTACATTTTGAGTTCCTTTTACTCTTATGCACCCCTCCAAAAAAATTTGCAATTTGCTCATGGTTCATGAACACACATCTTACTCTTTTTCTTCACCCTATTATCATCCTCTGCCTATCACTCTTCCCTCACTTCATCTTCCTGCCTGCTCCTGTGCCTTTTTTGCTTTCCTGCTTCTTGACCTCAGGAACATAACACGACCTGGCTGGAGGTTGAGGAGGAGCAGGCCTTGCAGAAGagacaggagctgcaggagctggaggaggagctgaggacaAAGGAGGAGGTGCTGCAGCGCCGGGAGgcctgtctgcagcagagaaacagcctGAGGATCAAGAAGCTACGCTCCAGTCAGGTGAGAGTATGTTATATGTGGTCGTGCATGTCTGATTTCTTCTGAAAGTGAGTTAGTTCGTTTACCTTGACTGGTAGTAATATGTATTGAATAGAATACTAATAAAGACATTAATACTGATGAGAATGAAAACTAGCTTCATATGCGTACCACCTGTGAGGAAATTAGCAAATCATGTGAGAAGTTTTTAATATTAAGATGAAAATCACCACTTAGACGGACGACATAGGGTTCATAGACATTACAAATCGTTTGTTTACAGTCATAATAACTTGACCATGGTCTGACAGGATTCATAATTTGGGCATGGAAAACagtaaagtaagaaaaatacaaGGTTGTGGATTTGTAATACTAAGGGGGTTTCATCTCGACTACGGTCTTGACTGATGAGTCTACAGAGACGATTTGAATAGTTCTACTCACCGCTACATTTTAGTGGCTAAAGGAATCTGCATTCAAATAGTGCCTTTTCTTAACAAATAAGCTTAAGAATTTCTCAAATATCTCAGAGAAACATTCAATACTTACTAGGGAAAGCatttataataaaaactgtATAATTCAGTCATGTCTAGCTGGTGCCCAGAGCCTTGTGAAAGCTACCATTGAAAACAACTCAATGTTACATTCCATTTGTCCCAATTTGTCCCAATTCTGTCTGCTGAATACGAACATAAgagaaaaactttgaaaagtaaaaatgaatagtATCTGATTTCCTAAATTTTGTATTCTTTGTATATACCTTTGTGTGACTCTTGTCTGTCCTATTTCCAGGCTCTGAATCAGGACCTGCTGCACGTGTCGGTGCGACTGCAGTCCGTGGAAGAGGAGCTGGTGAGCAGCAACAGGGCGGGTCGGGGTGGAGGAATCACCACAGAGGACctagagaaggaaagagaggcacttagagagaagagagatgCTCTGGACGCACAGCTTAAAGACAACAGAGTGCTCACTGCACAGGTCAGAGAAAAGAAGCAaatgtgtataagtgtgtgtacTTGCTGTGCATTCATGTGTCTGATGGCACTGCATATGAGCGCTGAAAATCTGAGACCATTTTAGGGTTGCAGAGATTTGGGAGAATGTCATAGTATCACGCTTTATCTGTGTCCCAGGCCTTTTCTTAtctatttgattttgtcatgtTCATCTGTGCATGCTGATTTATAATTTGTGTcccttttcatgtgtgtgtgtgtgtgtgtgtgtgtgtgtgtgtgtgtggttgtgtgaaGGAGGAATATTCCATGCTGCAGCTTGAGGAAGCTATAGAGGTTTTGGATGCCGCTTTGGAGTTTAAAAATCGCTCCATACAGGACAAACAGAAGCAACTGTCAGTCACAACCTcttcctgtcagtcaaacaacaCTGAGCCTGCCCACCTCTGTAATGTTATCAGGAAGCTGAATGACCTCTCACCATCCGAGGCCACCGAGCTGCTTGTCAAGTACTTCAACAAGGTAAATTGCAcactaacacatacacacatgaaaacaacaatgGACAAAATGCTGTGTCATGCTGTAAAAATGGATGTTCGAATGAATGATAATAAGAATaatgaggagaagaagaagaagaatagtaATCAGATCAGATGAGGTCTCACTGAAGACATCTAAAACTTGGCTCAGTCTTTTATATAAAAAGCAGGTTCATTTGTTAATTGCCGTTTTCacttttgagtttttcacacaaaataatgaG from Myripristis murdjan chromosome 9, fMyrMur1.1, whole genome shotgun sequence encodes:
- the LOC115365672 gene encoding kinesin-like protein KIF27 isoform X2, translating into MNEVCVRVAVRVRPLLPKEVLHNHKVCVRVVPDSTQVMVGTERAFSFDHAFGPTASQDDVYESCVRPLVESLVEGYNATVFAYGQTGSGKTYTLRGGHVASLLDEQGGIIDRVAQDVFLLLGQKKQNGAAQTTVRVSYIELHREELRDLLELHTNHKELHIREDDRGNTVVMGAKEVIVTSAEEFLSITDAGNALRHTGTTGMNEHSSRSHAILTMQLTQHCHDSGSSLNTACSSKLHLVDLAGSERAGKTGNTGTRLKESVYINTGLLALSNVIRALSDSGRSRRGNNSNITHIPYRNAKITRLLRDSLGGTAHTLMVACVSPSHHSLTETLNVLQFAATARHIRNRPGAVCSRTETKSCSTTWDPGKARLEELEHEAHMLRELLKEKERELRSEREQTGDRVVGEESLKHTSQMMTPHKISDPDRRLNPEDLSEYRFLAQDAAALFEDISSPTLCPSLRQRLQDWQERLMAVSHSDQNDDGDEHHHVTILQLRRELSKCQETLAIDEQVLEQKDEELTQLQKEIDKLHEECKTHLQSLEEERERTRIQTEQLVDQQILINRLRSNVMTFRGATSGASEEAGNSGSSARRPHSVPLIRHSCGHGPVRKIHTSPPAHSLERVLAAFKMRSHLLLAEIEEKDKVYCPFTKQQEEESDGEGRMEISCSLNHTWTSRQRRAAQSSKMETQSAQHSLVDPGAEETHAKQYDLRRARLRASVIQRRIQDLSVNMRMKEELIKELHKTGKETQAVNRPGRLRGNGRDTDVLARLSLQSQQAQAELHHSLQHMRQQRAQLQTSLRQERETSYATKEVDQNGLRAEHLTVWKRRFEDSGEKEHNTTWLEVEEEQALQKRQELQELEEELRTKEEVLQRREACLQQRNSLRIKKLRSSQALNQDLLHVSVRLQSVEEELVSSNRAGRGGGITTEDLEKEREALREKRDALDAQLKDNRVLTAQEEYSMLQLEEAIEVLDAALEFKNRSIQDKQKQLSVTTSSCQSNNTEPAHLCNVIRKLNDLSPSEATELLVKYFNKVVCLRETERRLQLHCEELQLQVEEQEVVLREMENALQCLALDTDRRLIQQHRDHQSSIQLLLRQLKEGGSGETEQAIHERIHQLEKELFFYKSSTRQLKKKLKELLSDSLQSGAQPSHTQTQTHPSSTETHNIQIYSKPTDCQTHTEQIQTKAHTEKTYNKLHTEQIHKKTHTDQAKTSQIQTPTERHVHQNSCASYSFNLQTQKKAKVSAFTHPHSHQQSQEGGLGHSGDGSEMTPVRLSRRELRQIHPAELQVCGSATRRRNSVLDTSTETLLEDSIEMSRSTNR